A region of the Mytilus edulis chromosome 11, xbMytEdul2.2, whole genome shotgun sequence genome:
tgttgacatgaatatcaattatatggtcatttttataaattttctgtttacaaaactttgaatttttcgaaaaactaaggattttctaaccccaggagtagattaccttagccatatttggcacaacttttaggaatttattatcctcaatgctctacaactttgtatttatttggctttttaactattttgatctgagcgtcactgatgagtcttatgtagacgaaacgcgcgtctggcgtataaaattataatcctggtacttttgataactatttacaccactgggtcgatgccactgctggtggacgtttcgtccccgagggtaccaccagcccagtagtcagcacttcggtgttgacatgaatatcaattatatggtcatttttataaattttctgtttacaaaactttgaatttttcgaaaaactaaggattttctaaccccaggagtagattaccttagccatatttggcacaacttttaggaatttattatcctcaatgctctacaactttgtatttatttggctttttaactattttgatcttagcgtcactgatgagtcttatgtagacgaaacgcgcgtctggcgtataaaattataatcctggtacttttgataactatttacaccactgggtcgatgccactgctggtggacgtttcgtccccgagggtaccaccagcccagtagtcagcacttcggtgttgacatgaatatcaattatatggtcatttttataaattttctgtttacaaaactttgaatttttcgaaaaactaaggattttctaaccccaggagtagattaccttagccatatttggcacaacttttaggaatttattatcctcaatgctctacaactttgtatttatttggctttttaactattttgatcttagcgtcactgatgagtcttatgtagacgaaacgcgcgtctggcgtataaaattataatcctggtacttttgataactatttacaccactgggtcgatgccactgctggtggacgtttcgtccttgagggtatcaccagcccagtagtcagcacttcggtgttgacatgaatatcaattatatggtcatttttatgaattttctgtttacaaaactttgaatttttcgaaaaactaaggattttcttaccccaggagtagattaccttagccatatttggcacaacttttaggaattttttatcctcaatgctcttcaactttgtatttatttggctttttaactattttgatctgagcgtcactgatgagtcttatgtagacgaaacgcgcgtctggcgtataaaattataatcctggtacttttgataactatttacaccactgggtcgatgccactgctggtggacgtttcgtccccgagggtatcaccagcccagtagtcagcacttcggtgttgacatgaatatcaattatatggtcatttttataaattttctgtttacaaaactttgaatttttcgaaaaactaaggattttcttaccccaggagtagattaccttagccatatttggcacaacttttaggaatttattatcctcaatgctctacaactttgtatttatttggctttttaactattttgatctgagcgtcactgatgagtcttaagtagacgaaacgcgcgtctggcgtataaaattataatcctggtacttttgataactatttacaccactgggtcgatgccactgctggtggacgtttcgtccttgagggtatcaccagcccagtagtcagcacttcggtgttgacatgaatatcaattatatggtcatttttataaattttctgtttacaaaactttgaatttttcgaaaaactaaggattttcttaccccaggagtagattaccttagccatatttggcacaacttttaggaattttttatcctcaatgctcttcaactttgtatttatttggctttttaactattttgatctgagcgtcactgatgagtcttaagtagacgaaacgcgcgtctggcgtataaaattataatcctggtacttttgataactatttcatatcaaagaaacacaaagcAGACATTTTACCAGTATTAATGCTGTTAGATAGTGGAGAAATTAAACTCTTGGAAGTTCAGAATATATAAATGTTAACAATATGCCGCACAAGCAATGTACAGACCTATGATACATAGTAGTGCATATAAACTTTTCATTCCAGGATATATGGGTTTACTAAACTTCAAAGTAAAATATTCACAATTGTACAAGTGTCCGGAAACTGATTTTCTATGGGAAATAGAAATGTCTTCATTTACAGAAGTGCAATCTTCTACTAGTATTATTGTTTCTTATTTGAAATTGGACAATGTCTATTCTAAAGGTTCGTGCTCTAGATTTGTTCAAAACACTTGTCAGTCGTATATCAAATGTTTGCTACAAGATGTATCCACCATTAGATATCTGCATTGATTATCAAATTGTACATCATGTATAGCCGAACTTGTTCCGTAAATGTTGTTATCAAAACTTACACAACATTTTGagtgaacaacaacaaaaattaacgGTATGGTACCAAATTCATGctatttgaaaagtattttttcttttgtttttatttaatgccTGATGTTTAAGTGTAAAGCAAACCAAAATACCGATATCTGACCACCTCATGTTTTGAAAACTTCTTAAGCATGttatatttctataattttgagTCTTGATTAAATAGACTAATACGTTGTCTTTAGAATCACATTATATTCTTAAATAAAAGGCTGCTACTTAAAGTGACAAACATTCATTTTGATATAAGTCAACTATggaacagaaaaaatataaaatgtgagaaacatatgaaaatcattgTTTGTATTATCAACTGTTCTAGTCAAGTTCACTAAATTGAAACTGTTGCAAGTTTGCCTGTTTTGATTCTAATCCTACACCACAAGGTTGTATAAAGTTGTAACAATTAGAAATGAATAACCAGTTGAAGCGGAAACTCCATGGTTGCAATAGTCGTCATCACAAGTGTGATCATCCATTTCTGCACCTGATGAACAACCTCGGATTACATCTAAAAATAAAAGGAACATGACCATCATGTGGATGTCAAATAAACATGCATCAATAACGACAATTAAGACACGATACAAGAAATGAAATGAAGGTAGTAAGGCGACATATATATCATTTCGATGGTATATATTTTGTTCCTTTTGTTTTAACAAACAATTGCTTGCAGTATGTTGTCCTGTGTAAAAGAAACAGAACAAAAATTGTGTCTGCGTAGTTAAAAACATGTGTAGGTTTGGTACTAGCGCACATTATTAGTCCTACATTATATCCAATCCCTATGCACGAGTCATTCTAAAATGAGGGTGGAAACTGAAAATATGTCATAGACAACAAATCCACCATGAAAGAGAAATAGCACTGGTACTAAAGGGTTTTTACGCTATATATTTGGACGCCAAACTTTATACACGTTTGTTGTGCGAACGTTGTATTTTCTGTCATTAAGAGGATATCGGCATCCTAAAGCTATGCATCATAAAAATTAAGAACCCATTAATAACAATATGAGCTTAAAAGACAAAGTTAATGTCAACAATATGTTTATTTCCCCGTCTCCCTTGTTTACCGAAGAAATATTAAATGTGAAACTCAGGATCGATTATCTCTTTGGTGTGGTATAATGTCTGATGCTGTGAGTAGCATGATTTTTAAAAGCGaaattattgtgtttttttttataattctgaaACTGAAAGTCGTATTTtcaccaacattttttttattttttcaacaggCAAGTGAATGTCTAAGTACCTGTGGTTCCATCATGTTTTATCACCATTTTGATACAATCGTCAGAACAATAAACCACCGTAAAATATGACAGAGCCACATAATGGTACACACTAATGCTACACTGAGGAATTTGCCATGAAGTGCATTTAAAGCACTTGATTCCACCTGAAAAATCAACAGATTAATGAGCAGTTAGATCATAACAGTATAGAGTTATTTAGTGCATAATATTGATACATTTAATGCAAAAATAAGACCATCTTTAACTTTTGGGTTTTTTGTAACTATACCTACGAGGTGTGATTCAAcaaaatcatagtacgtcacataCGGGTGCATACGAAAAAGGGTCGAACAAAATATttccatgaatttgacagctgtaGGAATAATGA
Encoded here:
- the LOC139494764 gene encoding uncharacterized protein; protein product: MDRMPILICLITTFFMTIHAIDSGNISTIKEPKGSGIKCFKCTSWQIPQCSISVYHYVALSYFTVVYCSDDCIKMVIKHDGTTDVIRGCSSGAEMDDHTCDDDYCNHGVSASTGYSFLIVTTLYNLVV